The following proteins are encoded in a genomic region of Musa acuminata AAA Group cultivar baxijiao chromosome BXJ2-11, Cavendish_Baxijiao_AAA, whole genome shotgun sequence:
- the LOC135627429 gene encoding indole-3-pyruvate monooxygenase YUCCA2-like isoform X2 produces MKRWREAECKRVHDPFYAGDGRKVAVNPVEIDGKCIWVLGPIIVGGGPSGLAVAACLKKKGIPCVVLERANCVASLWQLKAYDRLRLHLPKKFCELPLMPFPSWFPTYPTKQQFVAYLDAYAREFGIRPRFDEAVVAAEYDAVVGFWRVKTAVVNQGREEGGREYMCRWLVVATGENAEAVVPGFDGAGDFKGPILHTSLYKSGDAFRGKRVLVVGCGNSGMEVCLDLCHHGAHPTIVVRDSVHILPREILGRSTFGLSMWLLRWLPVRAVDRLLLLAARLLLGDTAKLGLPRPQLGPLELKLRSGKTPVLDVGTLEKIKSGAIKVRPAIKKLMEHGAEFTDGRWEGYDAVVLATGYKSNVPYWLKEFFSEKDGLPRRAFPYGWKGERGLYAVGFTKRGLMGASLDATRIAEDIERCWKAEVKTTMAFACAPTRQAQE; encoded by the exons ATGAAGCGTTGGCGAGAAGCTGAATGCAAACGAGTCCATGACCCATTCTACGCCGGAGATGGCCGTAAGGTGGCGGTGAACCCTGTCGAGATCGACGGGAAGTGCATATGGGTGCTGGGGCCGATCATCGTGGGCGGCGGCCCGTCCGGGCTGGCCGTCGCCGCCTGCCTCAAGAAGAAGGGAATCCCGTGCGTCGTCCTCGAGCGCGCCAACTGCGTCGCGTCGCTGTGGCAGCTCAAGGCCTACGACCGCCTCCGCCTGCACCTCCCCAAGAAGTTCTGCGAGCTGCCGCTGATGCCGTTCCCCTCGTGGTTCCCTACCTACCCCACCAAGCAGCAGTTCGTGGCCTACCTCGACGCCTACGCCCGGGAGTTCGGCATCCGGCCTCGCTTCGACGAGGCGGTCGTCGCCGCCGAGTACGACGCGGTGGTCGGATTCTGGAGGGTGAAGACGGCGGTGGTCAATCAGGGCAGGGAGGAGGGCGGCAGGGAGTACATGTGCCGGTGGCTGGTGGTGGCCACCGGGGAGAACGCGGAGGCGGTGGTGCCAGGTTTCGACGGCGCAGGGGACTTCAAGGGGCCCATCCTGCACACGAGCCTGTACAAGAGCGGCGACGCCTTCCGCGGCAAGCGGGTCCTCGTCGTCGGCTGCGGCAATTCCGGCATGGAGGTCTGCTTGGATCTCTGCCACCACGGTGCCCACCCCACCATCGTCGTCAGGGACTCG GTGCACATCCTGCCACGGGAGATACTCGGACGCTCCACCTTCGGCTTATCCATGTGGCTGCTCAGGTGGCTGCCGGTGCGCGCGGTCGATCGACTGCTGCTGCTCGCTGCCCGTCTCCTGCTAGGAGACACAGCCAAGCTTGGCCTGCCGCGGCCGCAACTCGGGCCGCTCGAGCTCAAGTTGCGCTCCGGCAAGACCCCGGTCCTCGACGTCGGCACCCTTGAGAAGATCAAATCGGGAGCCATCAAG GTGCGACCTGCTATCAAGAAGctcatggaacatggagcggagttcACGGACGGCAGATGGGAGGGATACGATGCTGTAGTTCTAGCGACTGGCTACAAGAGCAACGTGCCCTACTGGCTCAAG GAGTTCTTCTCGGAGAAGGATGGGCTGCCGAGGAGGGCCTTCCCGTATGGCTGGAAAGGGGAGAGAGGGCTTTACGCCGTCGGATTCACCAAACGCGGGTTGATGGGTGCTTCCCTGGACGCGACGAGGATTGCCGAGGACATCGAGCGATGCTGGAAGGCTGAAGTGAAGACGACGATGGCCTTCGCATGCGCACCAACACGACAAGCGCAAGAATGA
- the LOC135627429 gene encoding indole-3-pyruvate monooxygenase YUCCA2-like isoform X1, whose protein sequence is MKRWREAECKRVHDPFYAGDGRKVAVNPVEIDGKCIWVLGPIIVGGGPSGLAVAACLKKKGIPCVVLERANCVASLWQLKAYDRLRLHLPKKFCELPLMPFPSWFPTYPTKQQFVAYLDAYAREFGIRPRFDEAVVAAEYDAVVGFWRVKTAVVNQGREEGGREYMCRWLVVATGENAEAVVPGFDGAGDFKGPILHTSLYKSGDAFRGKRVLVVGCGNSGMEVCLDLCHHGAHPTIVVRDSVHILPREILGRSTFGLSMWLLRWLPVRAVDRLLLLAARLLLGDTAKLGLPRPQLGPLELKLRSGKTPVLDVGTLEKIKSGAIKVRPAIKKLMEHGAEFTDGRWEGYDAVVLATGYKSNVPYWLKEQEFFSEKDGLPRRAFPYGWKGERGLYAVGFTKRGLMGASLDATRIAEDIERCWKAEVKTTMAFACAPTRQAQE, encoded by the exons ATGAAGCGTTGGCGAGAAGCTGAATGCAAACGAGTCCATGACCCATTCTACGCCGGAGATGGCCGTAAGGTGGCGGTGAACCCTGTCGAGATCGACGGGAAGTGCATATGGGTGCTGGGGCCGATCATCGTGGGCGGCGGCCCGTCCGGGCTGGCCGTCGCCGCCTGCCTCAAGAAGAAGGGAATCCCGTGCGTCGTCCTCGAGCGCGCCAACTGCGTCGCGTCGCTGTGGCAGCTCAAGGCCTACGACCGCCTCCGCCTGCACCTCCCCAAGAAGTTCTGCGAGCTGCCGCTGATGCCGTTCCCCTCGTGGTTCCCTACCTACCCCACCAAGCAGCAGTTCGTGGCCTACCTCGACGCCTACGCCCGGGAGTTCGGCATCCGGCCTCGCTTCGACGAGGCGGTCGTCGCCGCCGAGTACGACGCGGTGGTCGGATTCTGGAGGGTGAAGACGGCGGTGGTCAATCAGGGCAGGGAGGAGGGCGGCAGGGAGTACATGTGCCGGTGGCTGGTGGTGGCCACCGGGGAGAACGCGGAGGCGGTGGTGCCAGGTTTCGACGGCGCAGGGGACTTCAAGGGGCCCATCCTGCACACGAGCCTGTACAAGAGCGGCGACGCCTTCCGCGGCAAGCGGGTCCTCGTCGTCGGCTGCGGCAATTCCGGCATGGAGGTCTGCTTGGATCTCTGCCACCACGGTGCCCACCCCACCATCGTCGTCAGGGACTCG GTGCACATCCTGCCACGGGAGATACTCGGACGCTCCACCTTCGGCTTATCCATGTGGCTGCTCAGGTGGCTGCCGGTGCGCGCGGTCGATCGACTGCTGCTGCTCGCTGCCCGTCTCCTGCTAGGAGACACAGCCAAGCTTGGCCTGCCGCGGCCGCAACTCGGGCCGCTCGAGCTCAAGTTGCGCTCCGGCAAGACCCCGGTCCTCGACGTCGGCACCCTTGAGAAGATCAAATCGGGAGCCATCAAG GTGCGACCTGCTATCAAGAAGctcatggaacatggagcggagttcACGGACGGCAGATGGGAGGGATACGATGCTGTAGTTCTAGCGACTGGCTACAAGAGCAACGTGCCCTACTGGCTCAAG GAGCAGGAGTTCTTCTCGGAGAAGGATGGGCTGCCGAGGAGGGCCTTCCCGTATGGCTGGAAAGGGGAGAGAGGGCTTTACGCCGTCGGATTCACCAAACGCGGGTTGATGGGTGCTTCCCTGGACGCGACGAGGATTGCCGAGGACATCGAGCGATGCTGGAAGGCTGAAGTGAAGACGACGATGGCCTTCGCATGCGCACCAACACGACAAGCGCAAGAATGA